GTCATGGCCATCCACCACCCCGACGCTGCTATCGAAATGGGTGGGATCAAGCATCCCCAGGAGATCGGTCCATACCGGGTTCAGTACTGGATGAACTCGCGGCTGGACGAGATCTCGTACCGTCTCGGGCTTATGCTGGAACGCGAAGGCTACGCGGCTGTGCCCATTGTCAGCTCCAATATCTGGCGCTACAAGGGCTACAAGGACCTCACAGCCCATTTCGCGCCGGACGTGAGTCACATTCACGCTGCAGTGGCTGCCGGGCTTGCCGAGCACGGGTACAACGGGCTCGCGATTACACCCGAGTTCGGCGCGAGGCAGCGGTATGTGACGGTCATTACCGACGCGGTGTTGGAGCCCACGCCGCTGCTGGAGCCCGGCAGCGTCTGCGACATGTGCAATCTGTGCGTGAAGCACTGTCTTTCAGGGGCTCTGTCCAAGGAAGTCGATGGTCTCAATGTGGTGGAGATCGAGGATAAGCGCTACACCTTCGCCCGGAAGAACCTGTGGCGCTGCGCTTGGGGTGAACATTTCGATCTGGACCTCGACCTGCCGATCCCCGACACGGTTGATGAAGACGTGATCCTGGAGCAGGTGGCGATCCACGGATTCCGGGGCGGCGAGATGGGGAGCTGTCTGCGCTACTGCGTTCCCGCGAACAAGCGCTACTTCCAGCCCGAATACACAAATGCCCCGCGGCGCAGACGGGACCTTGAGCCGGCGCCGGTGGTGGACCGGAGCTTCCAGGATCAGCTTGCGGCGGTGGCCCAGGGGCAAGGTGTGGAGTTCGTTGTGGTCAGTTCCGCTCAAGACCTGGCCGCCGAGGGCATCGATCTGAAAAAGGAACTGCCGGACGCCGTGAGCGCCATGACACTCGGGGTCTTCTATCGCAAACCCGAGGGCCGCGACACGGTGGCTTCAGCCCGTCAGTACCTCGTAGAGCTCGCGGCCTATGACGTCGCTCGAATGCTGGAGCGCCGGGGTTACAGTGCCATGTCCTGCACGGAGTTCCCGGAGAAAGCGTTCCAGGCAACATTGCAGGGGATCCCTGGGAATTGGCAGGTTGCCACTGCAACCGTGATCAGCAGCGCGCCGCTGTGCCCCACCTCCCGCGAACTCAAGGCGCCGGAAGCGCCGCGAGCGTGTCCGGACGAGGCGGCGAGGGCTTTGAAGCGATTCCTCACCGAGCTGGGCGCTGATCTTGTGGGAGTAGCCCCCGCTTCGCGTATTGCGGAGATGCAGCCCGCGTTGGCCCAACTGTTCGACGGAAAAGAGCATCTCGTTGCAAGAGACAAGTCCCAGCGGATGCATCCCTATGAGCCGGAAATCCACGTCGAAACGATCAGGACGAAAACGCCGGATGACCACCTGCCCGGCGCGAAATCGGTAATCGTGGTGGGCTTGCGTCTGCCCAGAGCCAGCGTTGAACGCACCGCGCTGGAGCCTGCCGAAGCGGTGGGCCCGTACGCATTTGCCCAATACGAGAGCATCAACCTTCTGGCCCTCTGGGGCTTCCGGGCGATGCGCTGGCTGGAGGACCGGGGACACCGCGCCGCGCTCACTTTCGACCTCACCGGGACCGGTTCTGTGGTCGGTAACCCTCGCGGCGAGCAGCCCGATGCCTTCTGCAATCGCTTCGCGGCGGTGGCTGCAGGGCTTGGGCGCATCGGCAAAGGGGGGTTCGTGCTGACACCGGAGTTCGGGCCGAATGTACGCTTCGCAGCGATCGTGACGGACGCCGAGATTGCCCCGGATGGTTTTCCTGCGGATGCGGCGGTTCTTTCCACTTGCGAGAATTGCTCGCGCTGCGTGGACGCCTGCCGCACCTGCGCTTTCACCGACCAGGTGCGCCTCGATCTTGGCGGGATCACCGAAACCTTTCACCTGTTGGATCGGGATCGCTGCGATTGGGCGAAGCGGTACTCGCTGGTGGGTGAGGAGGGCGTGAACTTCGTGGGTTGGGAGATGAACGTGGAAATTCCGGACAAAATCGACGCAGACACCCTGGATGCAGCCCTGCGGCAGCAGCCGGCAATTCCGAAGCATCGCCCGTGCAACTTCGAGGCGTGCGTACTGGCATGCCCGCTGGCCAGGGAGCAGGGATAGACGAGGGGATATGCGCCGGGTTGACTTACCTTTCCAGCCCGACCACTTTCGCCACGATCTCCCCTGCCGTCACATACGGGTGCTGGGCTGCCAGGGACACATCGCAGTTTTCTCGCGGGCAGCCCAGCACTGAAAGCCGTCCGGCCACCGGTGCGGTCAGCGGCAGCGTCACTAGACTCTCTTCCGCCAGCACATGCCCCAGCAGGTGCCCTTCATCCACGAAATCACACAGCTTCACCGCTGATTGCACCCAAAGGCCGTTCGCCGGCGCGGGGACCTCATGCTGGATAGCTGTGTCCAGCCAGACCTGCGGTTCGGCGGGAATCTCCGGCTCTCCCGGCAGCAGGCCCAGGTGCCGGGCGATGTTCACTGCGCACCGCAGGCCCAGGGCCACCTGGTCCAGGTCCACGAGGTACTGTCCGGCAAGCTCGACACTCAATGCCGCCCGGCCGCTGTCATTGAACAGCGCGCCCATAGTGTTGGGATGCTCGCGGCTGATTGGGTTCTGGGAGCGCGGGCGAGGGTTCACAAATGGCAACGCGCCAATGCGTGCGAGTTCCAGGCTGGGCGCGTAATCCTGGCGCGGCAGGGCGGTGGGTGTGGTGAACTTATTCCAGCAGTGGATGTCCAGGCAGTGCGTGGCCCGCACGCAAACGGCGTCGTGGATTGCCGCCGACATGCGCTGGCTGTCATTGCCCTGTGGGTCCCCCGGCCACGTGAGATTCATGTTGTGACCGTCCGCGTCACCGTAAGGGCGCTCGGGGCCCGAGGAGATGTGTGGACGGCGCTTGCGAATCGCCACCAGGTTCCCGAAGGGCACCGCGAGGACCGAGCCGCGCTGCAGGTCGGTCCGGGCAATATCCACCAGGCGACGGATGACCTCGATCCCCTGCACCTCATTGCCATGCTGGGCGGCGATGAGCATGAGCGCAGGTCCCTCCACGCCGCTGAGCACTTCCCAGTACGGAACGCGGAGCAGATCGGAGGACTCAAGCAGCACCTCGATGTGGTTCACGCGCACTTCCGGCATGGGGTGACCTCCCGGGATGAATTGGGGGCATTGTAGCACGGGCGCTGATGAAGGCAGGAGGAAAAGGCGGCGCGGGCGAAGGGGCCTCCGCAAAGAGTGTGCCACTGCTTTCCGCACCTGCAACCGCCTGCGGTTGCCGCAGAGCAGTTGTGCCCTGGGAGCACACCACTGTGAAGCGGCGTCTGCCGATGACGTCAGCCCTGCAACGGAGGATGCGAGTCATGTCTCTGCGCGTTGTGCGCCCTGGCCTGCTTGCGGCCCTGATCATCCCCGCGGCTGTGGCGGCAATGGACAACCCACACTTCGGCCTTGACTGCCCCCGGGAGTCCGCGATCATCGCGGGAAGGCCCGAGTACTGCAAGCCGCCGATAACCGTTGAATGCATGGCACGGCTCACGGACAAGCAATCTTACAACATCCTCGTGGCCAATGAGACCAAGGCCTCGGCCACCCACTGGGAGCTTTTCACCACGCCCCGAGACGGCATTTTCACCGCCTATCTGCCTGGTCGCAGGCCGGACCATGTTCGCGCGAACACTGACATCGTGGATGGTAAATGGCACCGGATCGGGATGATCATGGAAGAGCGCCGGGTCCGGTTGTACGTGGACGGCGAGATGAAAGCAGACCAGACGGTTACGGCCCTGGAGAAGGAGGGCATCCCGGGCGGACTTGCGGTGGGTGCGTTAGTGACCGGCGAGTTGTCCTGCTGGGGCCGCATCGGCTCACTCAGTATCCTCAGAGGGGCCCAGGTGCCGCTGAAGGGCCCAGTGGAGCCCTCCGGCGTCAATATGCCTGCCGGTCCGGATCATGTCGGCGTGTGGGTCTTCGCTACCCCTGTTGACGGCAAGTTCAAAGACCAGTCACCTTTGGGGAACGATGCTGCTCTCAAACGTGACACAGCCTGGGTCTACACCGGCCAGCAGCGCATCCCGGGCGGTATGCCCACCAATCTGCAGCCCCTCCCTGCGCCTGAAGACGCTGCGCCGCTGAGGCACGCGCTGGAGGGCATCACAGCCCGGCTGAGCCTGCAGTCTGTGGACTGCCCGGCGATTCGGGACAATGTCCTGCGCGCGTGGAACCGGGAACTTTCCGGATACGGGCAGAGAGACTATGCGGATTCTCGACCATCCGCCGCCGATCCACAGGCCGTGCGCGAGCAAGTTTTCGACCCGCACGCGCTGATCTGGGAGGACGATGGCGGGCCCGTGGGGACGGCTCTGCGCCGCACATCGGCGCTCATCACCCGTCTGCGCGACTTAGGCGCGGGGGAGCAACTCGAACCTGTGGCGGCGGACCTGGCAGTACTCAAGGCAGCCTGGAATGGAGAGCCCAGCCACGAGGATGTGGTCACTGTGGGTCCATACTATCTGGCTGCCTGTGCCCTGCGGCGCAAGGCCTCTCTGCTCAACCCGTTGCTGGATTTCGACGACATCCTCTGCGTTGCCCGGGGGACCTTCGCGGGCTCAGTACGCTCGAACCCGGCAAATGCGGATTACCAGGGCGGACATTTCTCCACACAGTATTTCGGCTTCAATGCCCTGCCCGGCGGCGGATTGTTCATCATCAGGAACTTTCGGGATAAGCCGGTCGCGGTCAACATCCTGGAAAACTCCGTGGTCCAGAACGGACGCCTCAGGGGCCGCAAGCTCGACCGCGGGGCCTTCGCGACACCCGACCTGTCATACGACGGGAAAACCGTGGTTTTCGCCTGGACCGAGAACTCCGAGCATCGCTGGACGTACTCGCGCAAGACCGCCTGGCACCTGTTTCGGGTGAACATCGATGGGAGCGAACTGACGCAACTCACCGACGGGCCGTATAGCGATTTCGACCCGTGCTGGTTACCCAATGGACGCATCGCCTTTATCTCCGAGCGGCGCGGCGGGCACATCCGGTGTTTCGCGGCGTATCTCAAGGTCCGCAACTACACGCTGTTTTCCATGAAGGCCGACGGAACCAACATTGTGCCGCTGAGCTACTACGAGACCGCCGAATGGAACCCCTCGGTGGACAACGACGGGCGCCTGGTGTTCACGCGCTGGGACTACACTGACCGCGAGAACTGCCTGGGCACCCGCATCTGGATCAGCAACCCGGATGGCACCGACCCGCGCGCACTCCACGGCAATTACCCTCACCCGTACCACACTTTCCCGGATCACAAGCCCTGGGGCGTCTACCCCAATGGGCGCGAGTTCGACAGCAGAATGGGCGCGCCGCTGGTGGAGATGGGCATTCGCGCGGTGCCTGGCTCGCACAAGTACATCTGCACCGCCGCACCCCACCACGGCGAAGTATATGGGTCCCTTGCGATGCTGGATCTGCGGGTCGAAGACGACGGACACATGTCCCAGGTGCGCCGTGTCACGCCAGACGAGCATTTTCCCGAGACTGAGGTTCCTGGTCGACGGCATTACAAATACGGTACCCCCTGGCCGCTCAGTGAGGATTTCTACCTGTGCAATGTGTGGGAAGACCTGGCGCTGGTGGATCGTTTCGGGAATACCGAACTTCTCTGCGAGTTAGCAGCCCTCCCATGCCCGCAGGATGAGCGCCTGCGAATAGTCGAGCCAATTCCCGTGAAGCCACGACCGCTGCCGCCTGTCATGCCCCCGCGCACCCGACAGGGCGAATCCGCGGCTGAGGATGCCCCGAAGGCTACGGTCGCGGTGATGAATGTCTACGATTCCGACCTGCCCTTCCCGCCGGGCACGAAGATCAAGTGGCTGCGGGTCACGCAGAACATCCTCAAAGAGAACCACGCCATGGGCGAACCGATGATCGGCTACGAGCGCGAGAACACGCCGCGCATCCCGCTGGGGATTGTGCCGGTCGAGGAGGACGGGAGCGCGTACTTCGAAGCGCCGGTGGCGAAGGAACTCATCTTCCAGGCGCTGGACGAGAACTACATGGCGGTGCAGTCCATGCGTTCGGTGGCCTTCGTGCATCCCGGCGAGCAACTGAGTTGCGTGGGTTGCCATGAGCCAAAAGAGACCGCCCCGAGAGTGGCGAACAAACCCATTGCGCTCTTGAGAGAGCCTTCGCAACTGCAGCCGGAGATCGATCCCATCGAGCCCATCAGCTATTACCGGCAGATCAAGCCGATCTTCGAAAACACCTGCCTGAAATGCCACCAGGCCCAGGGCAAGGGCCCGCAGGATATGAGCTACGAGGCCCTGCGGGAGGATTACACATTCTGGTTCTCCGGTGCCATGTACACCGACATGGCCAATGCGTACAGCGGCGTGCATGGCGGGTCGCGCACGATCCCCGGCCGCTTCGGCGCGAGAGCCTCCAAGATCGGGCAGGCATTGCTGGGCGAAGAGCACCGGAAGGTCGTCTCTGAACGAGACCGGCGCACGGTGAACCTGTGGCTGGACTCCAATTCCCTCCGCCTGGGCGCATACACACGGGAAGCCGCGCAACTGCGGGGCGAACTGGTCTGGCCGGGGTTGGACGTGGATCCACTAAACATTCTGGGCGTCGAGGGCCGCGGCAGGCCGCTGAAACGGAACTTTTGGCATGAGAATATGTACGGCCCACACCCGCTTCTGCTTTCAGAACACGCGCATGATCGCGTGGTGATCCTCGACGCTGCCGGGTTGGTTCGCTGGGAATACAGTATTCCCCACCCGCAGGACGTGTGGATGCTTCCAGACGGCAATGTTCTCGTCGCGTGGACCCACGGCGTGCGCGAGGTGGACAGGGAAGGACGCACCGTCTGGGAGTACAAGACCGATCCCCCCAATGAGATTCCCAACTGTCAGCCCCTGCCCGACGGTAGGGTGCTCATCGGCATCGTGGGCGAATGTCGCCTGATCGAGATAGACCGCACCGGCAAGATTACCCACGAAGTGAAGCTGTCCACGTCGGTCAGGGAACCGCACGCGCAGTTCCGCTTCTGCCGTAAGACCCCGCAGGGGACGTATCTCGTGCCCTTCACCGCCGAGGGTGCGGTTCGCGAATTGGACCGCGACGGCAAGGTCATCCGCGAGTTCCCCCGAAGGCCCATGCCGGTCTCCGCGGTGCGGCTGGATGACGGGCACACCCTCATCACCGCCGGTGGCGCGGTCACTGAATATGACGCGAACGGCGCGGTCTGTTGGGAGCTGTCGCCCAATGACCTCGCGGACATCAACGTTGGCACTCTTGCGGGTATGCAGCGACTGGAAAACGGAAACACCATCGTGTGCAACTGGAATACCCGGGATGAAGGCGACCTGATCGGCGCCCACATCCTCGAAGTGACCCCAGACCAGCGCATCGTCTGGCAACTCACGGGAGACACCGTGGGACAGGTGGCCCAGTGCCAGGTTCTCACGCCGGAGCTTGGCTACCGGAATGAGCGGGTGTGGCGGTAGATGCACGCAAGAAATGTCAGCATGGAGGGGAATCGCATTCGACTGGCGCGTGCAGAACGGGGAAGCCGAACACGACGCCGGGTGGATCTCCTCACGCTTGACGGCGTATTCGTCTGGATCAGGCCCCCCGCGCTCGTGAAAACCCAGAACAGCCGGCACGACAGCGTGGTGGACTTCGCTTTCTGCACTCAGCCCGAACGCTTCTTGCACATCGAATCCGGGATCGTACAGGTGGAGGGTGACTTCGATTGGGGAAATGTCGCGGACGCTCCCGACCACCGGCCTATCACTGCACATGTCATTTTCAAGACACAGGAGCCACGATGATGAAACCCCTGACCGCTCTGCTCTGCGCTTTGCTCTCAGCCGCGTCCTTCGCTCAGACCGACCTTCTCAATGTGCGCGAGTTCGGCGCAATTGGCGACGGCCAGGCTGACGATACCCAGGCCTTCCTCAATGCTGTAGCCGCCGGGAGGGACTCCGGCCGCCATGTGTATGTGCCGCGTGGCTCCTATCGCATCTCCGCAACCATCGCCCTGGAGAACATCGGAATCACCGGGCCGACAGTGGGTGCGTGGCCGGCGGACATCAACGCGCTCCCGGCGATTATCCCCACTCACACCGACGGCCCGGCCTTCCATCTCGGGGCGGGAGGGTCGCTGCAGGGCATCGACATCACCTGTTCACCCAAAGATGACTGGGAGACCGGACCCGCGGCCATACTCATCTCGGGCATCGGTGCATATGTGCGCAATTGTCGCATTCGCTACCCGTGGGACGGGATCATCACCGACGGCAAGAGCAATGTGGGCCGGCTGAACATCGAGAACGTGTTCATCGTATCGCCCCGGAACGTGGGCGTGCGGGTGACGGGGACATGGGATGTGCCCGCCTTGCGGAACATCGAGGTCTGGAACGCCGGGCTGACAAAGCGCGGCATGGAGAAGGGCATCGCGTTCCATCTCGGTAAGAATGATCTGATCCGCGTCACCGACTGTTTTGCCTTCGCCATGCGATACGGGTTCCTGCTGGAAGACAAGATCGAAGGCTGCGAGATCGAGGGCGGCACCTGGGGCTGCCTCACCGGGTGCTCCACAGACTTCTGCCCCCAGGGCATCGTGATCCGCGGCGAGCACACTGTCAGCATCACCGGCGGCACCTACTGGGAGCACCAGGAGAGCCTCGTGGTGGACGGAAAATCGCGGGTGCGGGTGACCGGCGCGGAACTGAAATCGAACGGCGCGCCGTCGGTGGTTGTCCGGGATGCGGACCATGTGGTCATCACTGGTTGCAGCATCCTGCGGAACATGGACGGCTTCGATGCCCCCGCGGTGTCTTTCGAAGGTGGGAGGCTGGTCCTGGGCGACAACCACATCGAAGCGGCCGGGGTCGGCGTGCACATTGGTCCCGGTATTGTGGGCGGCGTGATCCGGGGAAACCTCATCGACGCGCACGGCAACCGGGCAGTCGAATGCAGTCCTGAAGCCGAGAGCAAGGTACTTGTGGAGGGGAACCTGGACCAGCCATCCCCTTCACCCGAGGAATAAGCACGGGAACGCGAGGGCACCGATGATCATCGGCGGCATGGTCTGGCGACTGGGCGACGAAGTGGGCTTTTTCGAGCAGATCCGGTGGTTCCGCGATCACGGGATGGAGGGTGTTGCCTTCCATACGGCACCCGCCTTCAGGGGCGCGTGGGCGAGCTTCGACGTGCGCACTGCGACGACTGAGGATCGAGCGAAACTGCGGAAAGCGGTCGCAGGCTTCGCTGAGGTAAGCATTCACGCGGAGTTTGACAACTACGACGTGAGCCTGTGTAGCCCGAATGAACTGGTGCGCCGGGCCTCGGTGGAGACGCTCCGGGGATCGCTCGAACTGGCGGCGGAGCTCGGGGCGCCTGTGGTCACGGTGCATGAGGGCCAGACCCATTCCGACGCGCCCCTTGAGGTTCGCAGGCAGGCGCTTGCGCGATCCGTTGATGAACTGGGGCTCCTGGCAGTAGAGATCGGCACCTCAGTGGGGTTCGAATTGACCGCGAACTACGACTTGGTCCTCGAAGCCGAAGGGCCGGTGGGCATCACCCTCGACGTGGGCCACGTGTCGATGGACGACGGCGCGGGGTATCGCGGCTTCGGCACCATTGGTGGGTTGATCCGGGTGCTTGGGCCGAAGCTGATCCATGTGCATGTTCACGACTTTGACGGCGCGCGGGACCACATCGCCCTGGGGGCCGGGCACATTGACTTTCTCGAACTGGTGACCGCGCTGCGGGAGATCGAGTATCAGGGCATGCTCTGCCTGGAACTGGCCCCCGGCGTCACCGAACCGGACGACTACGTGCGCGGGATGAGCCTGTTGCGCGACCTGGGTGCCTGAGGCCGTCAGCTCGCAAACTCTTCGGCCAGCTCCCGGGCGATCTGCGCCCATTCCCACAGACGCTGCGGCTGTCGCATGACCGTGCTAATGTCTTTCAGAACGATCTCCACCACGCACCCCTGCAGCTGCTCCAGTTCCCGTCGTAGCTCTCGCCGCGCGACTTCCGGGTCCCAGGTGGTCATCGCCAGGATCGCCGGATTCGGTTTGAGCGAGGCCACGTAATCGCGCCCCAGTTGCCGGGCCATCGAGACCTTGTCACATTTGGGGCTGACCGACACCTTGCGCAGGTTGGGTATCTGCCGCAACAGGTCCATCTTCGTGTGCAGGGGCTCGCAGCAACCGTAGTAGGTCAGTCCCCAGTGCGTGAGCCAGCGCATCTCGTGGCGCAGGGCGAACTCCCAGTGCATTTCGGGCGAGATCTCTGAAAAGATCTGGGGCGTTGCGCAACCCCACAGGTCGCACGGGCGCACCTTGTCCGGGTTGCAGTCCGGCGGGGGCAGTTCATCAGTCGCGCTCAGGCCGCCTGAACCCGCCCGGTCGTTTGCACTGGGAAGCGACAGCAGATTCAGTTCCTGCCAGCGGGCCAATCGCGCCAGGTGCCCGTCCACCAGGCGCTCCATGCAGGCGTTCACCAGGTCCGGATTCAGCACCATGTCCAGCATGGCGCGTTCCACGCCATACCAGGTAATGAGCAGGTCCCAGGGCGCGAACCACATGTGGGTGATGCCCCGTTTGCGTACGGGCATGATGTCTCCGAACAGATCGGACAGGTACTCAAAGCCCCGTTCGGTAGCCTCCTCGTCGTGGTACACCTCCGGGATCTGGATCTCCATAACATCCTCGAGACTGTGGAACTGCTCATGAAAATGCCGGCTGGCGAGGCCGCTCTCAGTGGTGACGTCAGCGTCCTCGGAGATGCCGAACCCGGTGTCGCGGATGG
This region of Armatimonadota bacterium genomic DNA includes:
- a CDS encoding right-handed parallel beta-helix repeat-containing protein — its product is MKPLTALLCALLSAASFAQTDLLNVREFGAIGDGQADDTQAFLNAVAAGRDSGRHVYVPRGSYRISATIALENIGITGPTVGAWPADINALPAIIPTHTDGPAFHLGAGGSLQGIDITCSPKDDWETGPAAILISGIGAYVRNCRIRYPWDGIITDGKSNVGRLNIENVFIVSPRNVGVRVTGTWDVPALRNIEVWNAGLTKRGMEKGIAFHLGKNDLIRVTDCFAFAMRYGFLLEDKIEGCEIEGGTWGCLTGCSTDFCPQGIVIRGEHTVSITGGTYWEHQESLVVDGKSRVRVTGAELKSNGAPSVVVRDADHVVITGCSILRNMDGFDAPAVSFEGGRLVLGDNHIEAAGVGVHIGPGIVGGVIRGNLIDAHGNRAVECSPEAESKVLVEGNLDQPSPSPEE
- a CDS encoding sugar phosphate isomerase/epimerase, which translates into the protein MIIGGMVWRLGDEVGFFEQIRWFRDHGMEGVAFHTAPAFRGAWASFDVRTATTEDRAKLRKAVAGFAEVSIHAEFDNYDVSLCSPNELVRRASVETLRGSLELAAELGAPVVTVHEGQTHSDAPLEVRRQALARSVDELGLLAVEIGTSVGFELTANYDLVLEAEGPVGITLDVGHVSMDDGAGYRGFGTIGGLIRVLGPKLIHVHVHDFDGARDHIALGAGHIDFLELVTALREIEYQGMLCLELAPGVTEPDDYVRGMSLLRDLGA
- a CDS encoding PD40 domain-containing protein, with product MSLRVVRPGLLAALIIPAAVAAMDNPHFGLDCPRESAIIAGRPEYCKPPITVECMARLTDKQSYNILVANETKASATHWELFTTPRDGIFTAYLPGRRPDHVRANTDIVDGKWHRIGMIMEERRVRLYVDGEMKADQTVTALEKEGIPGGLAVGALVTGELSCWGRIGSLSILRGAQVPLKGPVEPSGVNMPAGPDHVGVWVFATPVDGKFKDQSPLGNDAALKRDTAWVYTGQQRIPGGMPTNLQPLPAPEDAAPLRHALEGITARLSLQSVDCPAIRDNVLRAWNRELSGYGQRDYADSRPSAADPQAVREQVFDPHALIWEDDGGPVGTALRRTSALITRLRDLGAGEQLEPVAADLAVLKAAWNGEPSHEDVVTVGPYYLAACALRRKASLLNPLLDFDDILCVARGTFAGSVRSNPANADYQGGHFSTQYFGFNALPGGGLFIIRNFRDKPVAVNILENSVVQNGRLRGRKLDRGAFATPDLSYDGKTVVFAWTENSEHRWTYSRKTAWHLFRVNIDGSELTQLTDGPYSDFDPCWLPNGRIAFISERRGGHIRCFAAYLKVRNYTLFSMKADGTNIVPLSYYETAEWNPSVDNDGRLVFTRWDYTDRENCLGTRIWISNPDGTDPRALHGNYPHPYHTFPDHKPWGVYPNGREFDSRMGAPLVEMGIRAVPGSHKYICTAAPHHGEVYGSLAMLDLRVEDDGHMSQVRRVTPDEHFPETEVPGRRHYKYGTPWPLSEDFYLCNVWEDLALVDRFGNTELLCELAALPCPQDERLRIVEPIPVKPRPLPPVMPPRTRQGESAAEDAPKATVAVMNVYDSDLPFPPGTKIKWLRVTQNILKENHAMGEPMIGYERENTPRIPLGIVPVEEDGSAYFEAPVAKELIFQALDENYMAVQSMRSVAFVHPGEQLSCVGCHEPKETAPRVANKPIALLREPSQLQPEIDPIEPISYYRQIKPIFENTCLKCHQAQGKGPQDMSYEALREDYTFWFSGAMYTDMANAYSGVHGGSRTIPGRFGARASKIGQALLGEEHRKVVSERDRRTVNLWLDSNSLRLGAYTREAAQLRGELVWPGLDVDPLNILGVEGRGRPLKRNFWHENMYGPHPLLLSEHAHDRVVILDAAGLVRWEYSIPHPQDVWMLPDGNVLVAWTHGVREVDREGRTVWEYKTDPPNEIPNCQPLPDGRVLIGIVGECRLIEIDRTGKITHEVKLSTSVREPHAQFRFCRKTPQGTYLVPFTAEGAVRELDRDGKVIREFPRRPMPVSAVRLDDGHTLITAGGAVTEYDANGAVCWELSPNDLADINVGTLAGMQRLENGNTIVCNWNTRDEGDLIGAHILEVTPDQRIVWQLTGDTVGQVAQCQVLTPELGYRNERVWR
- a CDS encoding succinylglutamate desuccinylase/aspartoacylase family protein; the protein is MPEVRVNHIEVLLESSDLLRVPYWEVLSGVEGPALMLIAAQHGNEVQGIEVIRRLVDIARTDLQRGSVLAVPFGNLVAIRKRRPHISSGPERPYGDADGHNMNLTWPGDPQGNDSQRMSAAIHDAVCVRATHCLDIHCWNKFTTPTALPRQDYAPSLELARIGALPFVNPRPRSQNPISREHPNTMGALFNDSGRAALSVELAGQYLVDLDQVALGLRCAVNIARHLGLLPGEPEIPAEPQVWLDTAIQHEVPAPANGLWVQSAVKLCDFVDEGHLLGHVLAEESLVTLPLTAPVAGRLSVLGCPRENCDVSLAAQHPYVTAGEIVAKVVGLER